The following proteins are co-located in the Lacticaseibacillus paracasei subsp. paracasei genome:
- a CDS encoding F0F1 ATP synthase subunit gamma: protein MAESLMDIKRKIASTKKTGQITQAMQMVSGAKLSQIEKRAKKYQIYSDKVRQIVTHLAAGQLLELANATESDTDSGDKSQVISVASLLQKRPVKKTGYLVITSDRGLVGSYNSTVLKAMMQMIKDDHESPDDYVMMAIGGVGADFFKARGLNLAYEYRGVSDIPTFNEVREIVKTAVTMFDNGVFDELYVCYNHHVNTLTSAFRAEKMLPISDLDVSEVADTNVEYLIEPDLDSVLESVLPQYAESLIFGAIMDAKTAEHAASTTAMRSATDNANDLISHLSTQYNRARQAAITTEITEIVGGAAALE, encoded by the coding sequence ATGGCTGAATCATTAATGGACATTAAGCGCAAGATCGCATCGACCAAGAAAACCGGTCAGATCACGCAAGCCATGCAGATGGTTTCTGGGGCCAAGTTAAGTCAGATCGAAAAGCGGGCTAAAAAGTATCAGATTTATTCTGATAAGGTTCGCCAGATTGTGACCCATTTGGCTGCTGGGCAGCTTCTTGAGTTAGCCAACGCTACAGAAAGTGATACCGATTCGGGCGACAAGAGTCAGGTCATCTCCGTTGCTAGCCTGCTTCAGAAGCGGCCGGTGAAGAAAACCGGCTATCTCGTGATCACAAGTGATCGCGGGCTGGTTGGCAGTTACAACAGCACGGTTTTAAAAGCCATGATGCAGATGATCAAAGATGACCATGAAAGTCCTGACGATTACGTCATGATGGCCATCGGTGGTGTCGGTGCTGATTTCTTCAAAGCACGCGGCCTGAATCTGGCTTATGAATATCGCGGTGTTTCTGACATTCCGACTTTTAATGAAGTTCGGGAAATCGTAAAAACAGCTGTGACGATGTTTGACAATGGTGTGTTTGATGAACTTTACGTTTGTTACAACCATCACGTCAACACTTTGACCTCTGCTTTCCGTGCAGAGAAAATGTTGCCGATCAGTGATTTGGATGTCAGTGAAGTGGCCGATACCAATGTTGAGTATCTGATTGAACCAGATCTTGACTCGGTTTTGGAATCAGTTTTGCCGCAATATGCGGAAAGTCTGATTTTCGGCGCGATTATGGATGCCAAAACGGCTGAACATGCCGCTTCGACCACTGCTATGCGTAGCGCAACTGATAATGCCAATGACCTGATCTCACATCTGTCGACCCAATATAACCGGGCCCGACAAGCTGCGATCACCACAGAGATCACTGAGATCGTCGGTGGTGCGGCAGCACTAGAATAA
- the atpD gene encoding F0F1 ATP synthase subunit beta — protein sequence MPNSTGKIAQVIGPVVDVAFPINGDLPEINNALTVAKKDGSQLVLEVALELGDGVMRTIAMDSTDGLQRNMAVQDTGGPISVPVGKDTLGRVFNVLGDSIDGGEAFGPDHRRDSIHRDAPKFEDLNTSSEILETGIKVIDLLEPYLRGGKVGLFGGAGVGKTVLIQELIHNIAEEHGGISVFTGVGERTREGNDLYFEMKESGVLENTAMVFGQMNEPPGARMRVALTGLTIAEYFRDVEGQDVLLFIDNIFRFTQAGSEVSALLGRIPSAVGYQPTLATEMGQLQERITSTKKGSVTSIQAIYVPADDYTDPAPATTFAHLDATTNLERRLTEQGIYPAVDPLESSSSALTPEIVGDEHYKVATEVQQVLQRYRELQDIISILGMDELSDEEKVVVARARRIQFFLSQNFNVAERFTGQPGSYVPVEETVKGFKAILDGKYDDYPEDAFRSVGRIEEVVEKAKKMGFAPDDQNTDADEKPAAQAAAN from the coding sequence ATGCCAAATTCAACTGGTAAAATCGCGCAAGTGATCGGTCCTGTTGTCGACGTAGCCTTCCCAATCAATGGCGATCTGCCAGAAATCAATAACGCCTTGACCGTTGCCAAGAAGGATGGCTCCCAGCTTGTGCTGGAAGTTGCATTGGAACTTGGTGATGGCGTGATGCGGACTATTGCGATGGATTCCACCGATGGTCTGCAACGCAACATGGCGGTTCAAGATACTGGCGGTCCGATCTCAGTCCCTGTCGGAAAAGACACACTGGGTCGGGTGTTCAATGTGTTGGGCGACTCCATCGATGGCGGTGAAGCCTTTGGACCGGATCATCGGCGCGACAGCATCCATCGTGATGCGCCAAAATTCGAAGATTTGAATACCAGTTCAGAAATCTTGGAAACTGGCATCAAAGTCATCGATTTGCTCGAACCTTACCTGCGTGGTGGGAAGGTCGGACTCTTCGGCGGTGCTGGTGTCGGCAAAACCGTTTTGATTCAGGAACTGATTCATAATATTGCCGAGGAACACGGCGGCATCTCCGTTTTCACTGGGGTCGGCGAACGAACCCGTGAAGGGAACGACCTTTACTTCGAAATGAAGGAAAGTGGCGTTCTGGAGAATACAGCCATGGTCTTTGGTCAGATGAACGAGCCGCCTGGTGCCCGGATGCGGGTTGCCTTGACCGGATTGACGATCGCGGAATACTTCCGTGATGTTGAAGGTCAGGATGTCCTGCTGTTTATCGACAACATTTTCCGGTTCACTCAGGCCGGTTCCGAAGTTTCTGCTTTACTTGGCCGGATTCCATCAGCTGTTGGTTATCAGCCAACGCTGGCAACAGAAATGGGTCAGTTGCAGGAACGGATTACATCGACTAAAAAAGGTTCAGTTACATCGATTCAGGCAATTTATGTGCCTGCTGATGACTACACTGACCCTGCACCGGCAACGACTTTTGCGCATTTGGATGCAACGACCAACTTGGAACGGCGTCTGACTGAGCAAGGGATTTATCCCGCCGTTGATCCGCTGGAATCATCTTCTAGTGCATTGACGCCGGAAATTGTCGGTGATGAACATTATAAAGTCGCTACCGAAGTGCAACAAGTTTTGCAGCGGTATCGTGAGTTACAAGATATCATCTCTATTTTGGGGATGGATGAATTGTCTGACGAAGAAAAGGTCGTTGTGGCCCGTGCTCGCCGGATTCAGTTCTTCTTGTCACAAAACTTTAACGTTGCGGAACGGTTCACTGGCCAGCCAGGTTCATATGTGCCGGTTGAAGAAACGGTTAAAGGCTTTAAAGCTATCTTGGATGGCAAATACGACGATTACCCTGAAGATGCCTTCCGTTCGGTCGGTCGCATCGAAGAAGTTGTCGAAAAGGCTAAGAAGATGGGCTTTGCTCCTGACGATCAGAATACGGATGCTGACGAAAAGCCGGCTGCACAAGCTGCAGCTAACTAA
- a CDS encoding F0F1 ATP synthase subunit epsilon, with protein MAETSNVLRVNIVTPDGLVYDHHARMLVVHSVAGELGIMANHEPIVTPLEIGEVDVQRVDASDHNDSIAVNGGFMEVSENVASIVADSAERERDIDLSRAQAARDRAQKRIAQAKNDHNQDDLRRAQVALRRAINRINVKTSH; from the coding sequence TTGGCTGAAACGAGCAACGTTCTTCGGGTCAACATCGTGACGCCTGATGGGTTAGTATACGATCATCACGCCAGGATGTTAGTTGTTCATTCTGTCGCAGGCGAATTGGGTATTATGGCTAATCACGAACCAATCGTGACACCACTTGAGATCGGTGAGGTTGACGTGCAACGTGTTGACGCCAGTGATCACAACGATTCAATTGCGGTTAACGGCGGTTTTATGGAAGTATCAGAAAATGTTGCTTCCATCGTCGCCGATTCTGCCGAGCGTGAGCGTGATATTGATCTCAGTCGTGCGCAAGCTGCGCGCGATCGTGCTCAAAAGCGCATTGCTCAAGCAAAGAATGATCATAATCAAGACGATCTTCGGCGGGCACAAGTCGCACTGCGACGGGCCATCAACCGAATTAACGTCAAGACCAGTCATTAA
- a CDS encoding DUF1146 family protein — protein MFQTIGLNGAITIVSHFVFIMLAFRALNALRFEQFIKANHVREEQVLLLFIAVALGFLVSSFFLSLLQAALNLPKLFL, from the coding sequence ATGTTTCAGACAATCGGTTTAAACGGCGCGATTACAATCGTGTCGCATTTTGTTTTCATCATGCTCGCGTTCCGTGCACTCAATGCCTTGCGCTTTGAACAGTTCATCAAAGCCAACCATGTTCGTGAGGAACAGGTCTTGTTACTCTTCATTGCGGTTGCGCTAGGATTCTTAGTCAGTTCGTTCTTTCTATCACTCTTACAAGCAGCTTTAAACTTACCTAAACTTTTCCTGTAA